The Salegentibacter mishustinae genome includes a window with the following:
- a CDS encoding polysaccharide biosynthesis protein, translated as MGYKVNKVLRNILSGTDNALDLRNIKYLPRWAVYLIDLSLVAISTLFTVLLIIDLTPNYYTVLSFYDKAFIVIAVHIFYFYIFKTYAGIIRYSSNIDALKLLLATMSSFFTLLVINYITFFVIGKKIFLVGGLFINLCISFSLLFLFRLGVKQIYEYFKLVSRDEDILNAVILGADENAISIAGALDIEIPRRFKIVGFLTNEKHNKSIRLLDKPVINYSSEIHKAVQSVNAEAVILSENNFTAEEKFNFVKDCLENDIKVFNAPIVSTWGEDTQPIANKVKSLQIEDLLEREPIRLNPENKIEQLTGKTILVTGGAGSIGSEIVRQVAQYNPKKLIILDQAETPLHTLSLEVNAKFPELDCKFIICDVGNLKRLELMFQNQNIDVVYHAAAYKHVPLMEENPHEAVFVNIQGTKNLADLSLKYKASHFVMVSTDKAVNPSNVMGASKRAAEMYVQSLYHSKIKEDPNTTKFITTRFGNVLGSNGSVVPLFKKQIEKGGPVTITHPDIIRYFMTIPEACQLVLEAGAMGKGGEIFIFDMGEPVKIMDLAIKMIKLAGYDPNKNIKVKITGLRPGEKLYEELLNDECKTLPTHHKKIMIGQEVVRDHELIKEKIEKIISSANSLKAEKMVKKLKILIPEFKSNNSLFESLDNKEEVISE; from the coding sequence ATTATTATACGGTGCTCAGTTTTTATGATAAAGCCTTTATCGTAATAGCAGTGCATATTTTCTACTTTTATATTTTTAAAACTTACGCAGGGATTATTAGGTATTCCTCTAATATAGATGCCCTAAAGTTGCTCCTGGCTACCATGAGTTCGTTTTTTACTTTATTGGTTATTAATTATATAACCTTTTTCGTTATAGGGAAGAAAATATTTTTGGTAGGCGGTTTGTTCATTAATTTATGTATTTCTTTTTCCTTACTTTTTCTTTTTAGATTAGGAGTAAAACAAATATACGAATACTTTAAACTCGTTAGTCGGGATGAAGACATCTTAAATGCAGTTATTCTTGGAGCTGATGAAAACGCTATTTCTATTGCAGGTGCGCTTGATATAGAAATCCCCAGGAGATTTAAAATAGTTGGTTTTCTAACCAATGAAAAGCATAATAAAAGTATAAGATTATTGGATAAACCGGTAATTAATTATTCTTCTGAAATTCATAAAGCTGTTCAATCTGTAAATGCTGAAGCAGTTATCCTTTCTGAAAATAATTTTACGGCTGAAGAAAAATTTAACTTCGTAAAGGATTGTCTTGAAAACGATATCAAGGTATTTAATGCACCAATTGTTTCAACCTGGGGGGAAGATACTCAGCCTATCGCTAATAAAGTAAAATCTCTTCAAATCGAAGATCTTTTAGAACGTGAACCTATTAGGCTTAATCCTGAAAATAAAATCGAGCAACTTACCGGAAAAACTATTTTGGTTACCGGTGGAGCAGGTTCTATAGGAAGCGAGATTGTAAGACAGGTAGCCCAATACAACCCAAAGAAACTGATTATTCTTGATCAGGCTGAAACACCACTCCATACTTTGAGTCTTGAAGTGAATGCCAAGTTTCCTGAGTTGGATTGTAAATTCATTATTTGTGACGTAGGTAACCTTAAGCGTTTGGAACTTATGTTTCAAAATCAGAATATTGATGTGGTATATCACGCCGCAGCTTATAAGCATGTGCCCTTAATGGAAGAAAATCCGCATGAAGCTGTGTTTGTTAATATTCAGGGTACAAAAAATTTAGCCGATCTTTCTTTAAAATATAAAGCCTCACATTTTGTAATGGTTTCTACTGATAAAGCGGTTAACCCTAGTAATGTAATGGGAGCTTCAAAAAGAGCTGCTGAAATGTATGTGCAGTCGCTTTATCACTCTAAAATTAAAGAAGATCCAAATACAACAAAATTTATAACAACCCGATTTGGAAACGTTCTTGGTTCAAATGGATCGGTAGTGCCTTTATTTAAAAAGCAAATTGAAAAAGGAGGTCCGGTTACCATAACTCATCCAGATATCATAAGATACTTCATGACTATTCCAGAGGCCTGCCAGCTGGTGCTTGAAGCCGGTGCTATGGGGAAAGGAGGAGAGATCTTTATTTTTGATATGGGAGAACCGGTAAAAATTATGGATTTGGCTATAAAAATGATTAAACTTGCCGGTTACGATCCTAATAAGAATATCAAAGTAAAGATTACCGGACTAAGACCCGGAGAAAAACTCTATGAAGAATTATTGAATGATGAATGTAAAACACTACCAACCCATCATAAAAAGATTATGATTGGTCAGGAAGTAGTGAGAGATCATGAATTAATAAAAGAAAAAATTGAAAAAATCATAAGCTCGGCCAATTCTTTAAAGGCGGAAAAGATGGTTAAAAAATTAAAAATACTTATCCCAGAATTCAAGAGTAATAATTCCTTATTTGAAAGCCTGGATAACAAAGAAGAAGTAATAAGTGAATAA